Proteins from a single region of Lysinibacillus sp. JNUCC-52:
- a CDS encoding DUF2639 domain-containing protein — translation MHRYSKGWFVKELRAKGILVHPQLKTHLGLFKESELRNLYYRYVDKQPVNPEQT, via the coding sequence GTGCATCGATATTCTAAAGGTTGGTTTGTCAAAGAGCTACGTGCAAAGGGAATTTTAGTTCATCCTCAATTAAAGACACACCTTGGGCTTTTTAAGGAATCTGAACTACGGAATTTATATTACCGCTATGTTGACAAGCAACCCGTCAATCCAGAGCAAACATAG
- a CDS encoding SDR family NAD(P)-dependent oxidoreductase, translated as MFKNAVVVVTGGAHGIGKGIVLAYAKSGAKVVIADVNVALGKQLEQEMHEQGYSALFIETDVSQEQAIVSLMQQTVKHFGTISILINNAGKFQHLSPYDITFEQWHDMLQTNLTSVLFCSREAAKVMRTNEHGGSIVSLASTRAFMSEPNTEAYAASKGGIVALTHALARSLGPDQITVNCISPGWIETGDYGQLRSIDHAQHLSGRVGMPENIAQACLYLTNPANRFVTGINLTVDGGMTKKMMYED; from the coding sequence ATGTTTAAGAACGCTGTTGTTGTAGTGACTGGGGGTGCACATGGCATTGGTAAAGGCATTGTGCTAGCATACGCAAAGAGTGGAGCAAAGGTTGTCATTGCCGATGTCAATGTAGCGCTCGGTAAACAGCTGGAGCAAGAAATGCATGAGCAAGGTTATTCGGCATTGTTTATAGAAACAGATGTTTCACAGGAACAAGCTATTGTTTCTTTAATGCAACAAACGGTAAAGCATTTTGGGACAATCAGCATTTTAATTAATAATGCGGGTAAGTTTCAACATCTTTCACCTTATGACATTACGTTTGAACAATGGCATGATATGTTACAGACGAATTTAACGAGTGTTTTATTTTGTTCTAGAGAGGCGGCAAAAGTAATGCGGACGAATGAGCATGGTGGTTCGATCGTTTCTTTAGCCTCTACGCGGGCGTTTATGTCTGAACCTAATACTGAGGCTTATGCCGCTTCAAAGGGTGGTATTGTCGCTTTAACACACGCTCTAGCACGCTCTTTAGGGCCAGATCAGATTACGGTCAACTGTATATCACCTGGTTGGATTGAGACGGGGGATTATGGTCAGTTACGTTCAATCGATCATGCACAACATTTATCAGGGCGGGTTGGCATGCCAGAAAATATTGCACAAGCATGTCTGTATTTAACAAATCCAGCGAATCGATTTGTCACAGGTATCAATCTTACTGTCGATGGTGGAATGACCAAGAAAATGATGTATGAAGATTAA
- a CDS encoding protein adenylyltransferase SelO, with protein sequence MANNIGWNFDNSYTRLPSSFYSRLPLNRVQAPKLVILNEAVAESLGLDTSALQRPESIEILAGNEVPSGAIPLAQAYAGHQFGHFNMLGDGRALLLGEQMTPTGERYDIGLKGSGRTPYSRGGDGRAALGPMLREYIISEAMYALGIPTSRSLAVVTTGETIIRETELPGAILTRVASSHLRVGTFQYVAQWGTDEELQILADYAIERHFPMIDQTQPNRYLSLLQEVMERQAKLIAQWQLVGFIHGVMNTDNMTISGETIDYGPCAFMDTYNPATVFSSIDRQGRYAYGNQPPIGGWNISRFAETLLPLIHNNEEEAVILAQEVIQQYPQLYYTNWLAGMRAKLGIFNEEEQDAKLVEELLTLMEKYDADYTNTFRALTFTKCEGTDLFNSAEFTNWYEQWQARREKQEESEAASQQLMRDNNPAIIPRNHRVEEALEAAVTHGDYRVMEKLLQALSQPFAHTSNQEEYATLPAPSNCPYQTFCGT encoded by the coding sequence ATGGCAAACAACATAGGTTGGAATTTTGATAATAGCTACACTCGTCTACCGAGTTCATTTTATAGCCGCCTTCCATTGAATCGTGTACAAGCCCCAAAATTGGTGATTCTTAATGAGGCGGTGGCCGAGTCCCTCGGATTAGATACGAGTGCCCTTCAACGACCAGAAAGTATCGAAATACTTGCTGGTAATGAGGTGCCGAGTGGTGCAATACCGCTCGCACAAGCTTATGCAGGACATCAATTTGGGCATTTTAACATGTTAGGTGATGGCAGAGCGCTGCTTCTAGGTGAGCAAATGACACCTACAGGGGAGCGTTATGATATCGGGCTTAAGGGATCAGGGCGAACACCTTATTCGCGAGGAGGAGACGGTCGTGCGGCACTCGGTCCAATGCTCCGTGAATATATCATTAGTGAAGCGATGTACGCATTGGGCATTCCGACATCCCGTAGTTTAGCGGTGGTAACTACAGGAGAAACGATAATACGTGAAACGGAACTGCCAGGTGCTATTTTGACGCGTGTTGCTAGCAGCCATTTACGTGTGGGAACATTTCAATATGTGGCGCAATGGGGGACAGATGAAGAGCTTCAAATTTTAGCTGATTATGCAATTGAACGTCATTTCCCAATGATAGATCAGACGCAACCTAATCGCTATTTAAGTCTGCTTCAGGAAGTTATGGAGAGACAGGCTAAGCTTATTGCCCAATGGCAGCTAGTTGGCTTTATTCATGGTGTGATGAATACGGATAATATGACCATTAGCGGTGAAACAATTGATTATGGTCCTTGTGCTTTCATGGATACGTATAATCCAGCAACAGTCTTTAGCTCAATCGATAGACAAGGTCGCTATGCATATGGAAACCAGCCACCTATTGGAGGATGGAATATCAGCCGTTTTGCTGAAACATTACTTCCGCTCATTCATAACAACGAAGAAGAAGCTGTGATTTTAGCACAAGAAGTAATACAGCAATATCCTCAATTGTATTACACAAATTGGCTAGCAGGCATGCGAGCGAAACTAGGGATTTTTAATGAAGAAGAGCAAGATGCAAAGCTGGTAGAGGAACTGCTCACGTTAATGGAAAAGTACGATGCCGATTATACGAATACATTCCGTGCTTTAACTTTTACTAAATGTGAAGGAACGGACCTATTTAATAGTGCAGAATTTACAAATTGGTATGAGCAGTGGCAAGCAAGACGTGAAAAACAAGAGGAAAGTGAAGCGGCATCACAACAATTAATGCGTGATAATAATCCAGCAATTATTCCACGAAATCACCGAGTAGAAGAAGCATTAGAAGCTGCCGTTACACACGGAGATTATCGTGTAATGGAAAAGTTACTACAGGCACTTTCACAGCCTTTTGCCCATACAAGTAACCAAGAAGAGTATGCAACGTTACCAGCACCATCCAACTGTCCTTATCAAACGTTTTGTGGCACATAA
- a CDS encoding metallophosphoesterase produces the protein MQILVMSDTHGDSSVIDKVRSFYPTVETLIHCGDSELPFSHDALNDMKKVRGNCDSDQAFPDEVIMEVGDVTLFVTHGHLFNVKTSILSLSYRAKEVDAQIACFGHSHVLGAEMIDDVLFINPGSLLKPRGRNEKSFAIIDIQDDYFQVNFLTDDNDCISTHKFMRK, from the coding sequence ATGCAAATATTAGTCATGAGTGATACACATGGAGATAGCAGTGTCATTGATAAAGTACGTAGCTTTTATCCAACTGTCGAAACTTTGATTCATTGTGGCGATAGTGAGCTACCCTTCTCCCATGATGCACTCAATGATATGAAGAAAGTACGAGGAAATTGTGATAGCGATCAAGCCTTTCCTGATGAAGTCATTATGGAAGTGGGCGACGTGACTCTTTTTGTGACACATGGTCATTTATTTAATGTGAAAACATCCATTTTGTCATTATCGTATCGTGCAAAGGAGGTCGATGCACAAATTGCCTGCTTCGGCCATTCTCATGTACTAGGTGCTGAAATGATTGATGATGTCCTTTTTATTAATCCAGGAAGCTTATTAAAGCCAAGAGGTCGCAACGAAAAAAGCTTTGCAATTATAGATATTCAAGATGATTATTTTCAGGTCAATTTCTTAACAGATGACAATGATTGTATTTCAACGCATAAGTTTATGCGGAAATAA
- a CDS encoding XTP/dITP diphosphatase, with product MKQVVIATKNKGKAKDFEALFAPLGFEVVTMFDVAPNMEIEETGTTFEENAVLKAEALAKELDTIVIADDSGLAVDALNGEPGVYSARYAGDHDDEANMVKLLQNLQDVEENKRTARFCCCIAIAGPDFETTTVFGTCEGVIAREKRGTNGFGYDPVFFVPSLNRMMAELSPEEKGAISHRGNAIRKLKEQLPNLIK from the coding sequence ATGAAACAAGTTGTAATAGCTACAAAAAACAAAGGCAAAGCCAAAGATTTTGAAGCGTTATTTGCACCCCTTGGCTTTGAAGTGGTGACGATGTTTGATGTCGCGCCAAATATGGAAATAGAAGAAACAGGCACTACATTTGAAGAAAATGCGGTGTTAAAGGCGGAAGCATTGGCAAAAGAGCTAGATACAATAGTTATTGCAGATGATAGCGGCTTAGCTGTAGATGCACTAAATGGTGAGCCAGGCGTTTATTCGGCACGGTATGCTGGAGATCATGATGATGAAGCAAATATGGTGAAGCTACTGCAAAATTTACAAGACGTTGAAGAAAACAAGCGTACGGCTCGTTTTTGTTGCTGTATTGCCATTGCAGGTCCTGATTTTGAAACAACAACTGTTTTTGGCACTTGTGAAGGTGTAATTGCGCGTGAAAAACGAGGTACAAATGGCTTTGGATATGATCCAGTCTTTTTTGTACCAAGCTTAAATCGAATGATGGCAGAGTTATCGCCAGAAGAAAAAGGGGCTATTTCTCACCGAGGAAATGCCATTCGTAAGCTAAAGGAACAATTGCCAAATCTTATTAAGTAA